A window of the Burkholderia sp. 9120 genome harbors these coding sequences:
- a CDS encoding efflux RND transporter periplasmic adaptor subunit, translating to MMRALHVLTTGLAITVLAALSGCHDKPAPEAARAPVNVDVVDVALRDVPVPFDYVGQTESSQQVEIRARVNGFLEKRVYQEGAMVHQGDVMFVMDRKPFEAALDAARAEMAQQKARLDTAQANLNRVRPLVAKNALSQKDLDDSIGQQLSAAAALEQARANVTSANLNLGYTTITAPVTGLSSFAKKQDGSYIDSSNSLLTYVAKLDPMWINFSLSENEMLQLRAQTANGTLKLPPLGDLEAVIVLADGSIYPQRGHIAFQDAALSSETGTYLIRAAVPNPAGSLRPGQFVRIKLLGAQRSAAVAVPQGAVMQGARGEYVWTVDKDNKAQQRAIEAGEWNGNDWVVNSGLQVGDRVVIDNAMRLMPGAAVNARVVPLPAASVNIAAIAGGAGGTAGGGGKAAGQSGASATTGAAGQNGAGAGAQGGAAQSGTSATAGAAGGAATAGATGATGNGTNSARGNAGAQASTTTAGAAQPAHTELFFAVGSSSLDHQSADTLATVARQLASSPGARVAISGYTDATGSYADNVKLAAARAATVRSALIVAGVDVARIDMHRPARIVATDAPDKSRRVDVTLSPTTGG from the coding sequence ATGATGCGAGCGTTGCACGTCTTAACCACTGGCCTCGCCATTACGGTGCTGGCAGCGCTGAGTGGATGCCACGACAAACCGGCGCCGGAAGCCGCGCGAGCGCCGGTCAACGTCGACGTGGTCGACGTCGCGCTGCGCGACGTGCCCGTGCCTTTCGACTACGTCGGCCAGACGGAGAGTTCGCAACAGGTCGAGATCCGCGCGCGCGTGAACGGCTTTCTGGAGAAGCGCGTCTACCAGGAAGGCGCGATGGTTCATCAGGGCGACGTGATGTTCGTGATGGACCGCAAGCCGTTCGAAGCGGCGCTCGACGCCGCGCGCGCCGAAATGGCACAGCAGAAAGCGCGGCTCGATACGGCGCAGGCGAATCTCAATCGCGTGCGGCCGCTCGTCGCGAAGAATGCGCTGAGCCAGAAAGATCTCGACGATTCGATCGGCCAGCAGTTGAGCGCCGCCGCCGCGCTCGAACAGGCGCGCGCCAACGTCACCAGTGCGAATCTGAATCTCGGCTACACGACGATCACCGCGCCGGTCACCGGCCTGTCGAGCTTCGCGAAGAAGCAGGACGGCTCGTATATCGATTCGTCCAATAGCCTGCTGACTTACGTCGCCAAGCTCGATCCGATGTGGATCAATTTTTCGCTGTCCGAGAACGAGATGCTGCAATTGCGGGCGCAGACCGCGAACGGCACGCTGAAGCTGCCGCCGCTCGGCGATCTCGAAGCGGTGATCGTGCTGGCCGACGGCAGCATCTATCCGCAGCGCGGCCATATCGCGTTTCAGGACGCGGCGTTGAGTTCGGAGACCGGCACGTATCTGATTCGCGCCGCCGTGCCGAACCCGGCCGGCTCGTTGCGGCCCGGGCAGTTCGTCCGGATCAAGCTGCTCGGCGCGCAGCGCAGCGCGGCGGTCGCCGTGCCGCAGGGCGCGGTCATGCAGGGAGCGCGCGGCGAATACGTGTGGACCGTCGATAAAGACAACAAGGCGCAGCAACGCGCGATCGAAGCCGGCGAATGGAACGGCAACGACTGGGTCGTCAATTCCGGCCTGCAGGTGGGCGATCGGGTCGTGATCGACAACGCGATGCGATTGATGCCGGGAGCGGCGGTGAATGCGCGTGTGGTGCCGTTGCCGGCCGCGAGTGTGAATATCGCGGCGATCGCGGGCGGGGCGGGTGGAACGGCGGGGGGTGGCGGTAAAGCCGCGGGTCAATCGGGTGCGAGCGCAACGACCGGGGCGGCGGGTCAAAACGGTGCGGGGGCAGGGGCGCAAGGTGGCGCGGCTCAGTCCGGCACGAGCGCGACGGCAGGTGCCGCTGGCGGTGCCGCAACAGCGGGCGCAACGGGCGCAACGGGCAACGGCACCAACAGCGCCAGGGGCAACGCCGGCGCTCAGGCAAGCACGACAACAGCCGGCGCCGCACAACCGGCCCACACCGAACTCTTCTTCGCTGTCGGCAGTTCAAGCCTCGACCACCAATCCGCCGACACACTAGCCACCGTGGCACGCCAACTGGCGTCTTCGCCCGGTGCGCGCGTGGCGATTTCCGGCTACACCGACGCCACCGGCTCCTACGCCGACAACGTCAAACTGGCCGCCGCGCGTGCCGCGACCGTGCGCTCCGCGCTGATCGT
- the praA gene encoding alkane oxidation protein activator PraA has protein sequence MKLIKTFACSSAIAIAFAAVAPIAAAATIGPAGASFSAPGTINVSTPIAPNVSCGITLSGVVSTDGTYAQINSVAITGGGLCGVPQIIGLPWKLVATSTTTGNVANVGFSVLGANCGPSTISGAWSNATNTLSASNQPLSGNCKVNSLSVSPNPAFTVSP, from the coding sequence ATGAAGCTGATCAAAACTTTCGCATGCAGCAGCGCCATCGCTATCGCATTCGCCGCCGTCGCGCCGATCGCCGCCGCGGCGACGATCGGACCGGCAGGCGCTTCCTTCAGCGCACCGGGCACGATCAACGTCAGCACACCGATCGCGCCCAATGTGAGTTGCGGTATCACGCTCAGCGGCGTGGTGAGCACCGACGGCACGTACGCGCAGATCAACTCGGTCGCGATCACGGGCGGTGGCCTGTGCGGCGTGCCGCAGATCATCGGACTGCCGTGGAAGCTCGTCGCCACCAGCACGACGACCGGCAATGTGGCGAACGTCGGCTTCAGCGTGCTCGGCGCGAACTGCGGTCCTTCCACGATCAGCGGCGCGTGGAGCAACGCGACCAATACGCTGAGCGCGAGCAATCAGCCGCTGTCCGGCAACTGCAAGGTGAATAGCCTGTCGGTCAGCCCGAATCCGGCGTTCACGGTTTCGCCGTAA
- a CDS encoding ABC transporter permease subunit, with protein sequence MQPRERAEIPQAARHEHALHPAIQGLVEAAQTLGFSRAELILHVVLPGALPTALVGLRYALGSAWLALVLAEQVNSQGGLGYLVTFAREVYRTDIIVVCLIIYALLGLAADFGVRALEKGLLSWRPAFRAR encoded by the coding sequence ATGCAGCCGCGTGAACGAGCGGAAATTCCACAAGCTGCGCGCCACGAACACGCGCTGCACCCAGCGATACAGGGGCTGGTGGAAGCCGCACAGACGCTCGGCTTCAGCCGCGCCGAACTGATCCTTCATGTGGTGCTGCCCGGTGCGCTGCCCACCGCGCTGGTGGGCCTGCGTTATGCGCTCGGTTCGGCATGGCTCGCGCTGGTGTTGGCCGAGCAGGTGAACAGCCAGGGCGGGCTCGGCTATCTGGTCACGTTTGCCCGCGAAGTCTATCGCACCGACATTATCGTCGTGTGCCTCATCATCTATGCGCTGCTGGGCCTCGCTGCGGATTTCGGCGTGCGCGCTCTCGAAAAGGGACTACTGTCATGGCGTCCGGCATTTCGCGCTCGTTGA
- a CDS encoding porin — MKKIIFAFGVSSLLAGTASAQSSVTLYGIVTGNVTYSNNAQTAVTSASGKPKGGTQVAQLDGGSSGLSSSRWGLTGAEDLGGGLKAIFKLESGFSVNSGALGQGGTEFGRQAWVGFTADKYGTFTLGRQADTSVEFISPLLAGWYWGNLAIHPADYDNLNFTHRINNTVRYLSDSFSGFRFGALYSVGGVAGNVTQNQFWSTGLSYSGGAFAFAASIINARNPNSSLYGTNANASATGNNLGSAGSATAAESNPAIAGFASAHTQQTVSVATTYTVGGAILGAAYSTTQFRGLGSNASLNTLNYSGSTTLSTVSASLRYQATPYLRFGTSFDYTQGGSVGSKGNAKYEQFNLGSAYSLSKATELYLTGAFQHASGTDSLGRPAVAAIGYLTPSATDRQVAVSAGLKHLF; from the coding sequence ATGAAAAAAATCATCTTCGCCTTTGGCGTGTCGTCTCTTCTGGCCGGTACTGCCAGTGCTCAAAGCAGCGTCACGCTGTACGGCATCGTGACCGGCAACGTGACGTATTCGAACAATGCGCAAACCGCGGTGACGTCGGCCTCCGGCAAACCTAAAGGCGGTACACAGGTCGCGCAACTCGACGGCGGTTCGTCGGGACTGTCGTCAAGCCGCTGGGGCCTCACCGGCGCGGAAGATCTGGGCGGCGGACTGAAGGCGATCTTCAAGCTCGAAAGCGGCTTCAGCGTGAATAGCGGCGCGCTTGGACAAGGCGGCACCGAGTTCGGCCGTCAGGCGTGGGTGGGATTCACCGCCGACAAGTACGGCACGTTCACGCTGGGGCGTCAGGCCGATACGTCGGTGGAGTTCATCTCGCCGCTGCTGGCCGGCTGGTACTGGGGCAACCTCGCGATCCACCCCGCCGACTACGACAACCTGAACTTCACGCACCGTATCAACAACACGGTCAGGTACCTGTCGGATTCGTTCAGCGGGTTCCGCTTCGGCGCGTTGTACAGCGTGGGCGGCGTGGCCGGGAATGTCACGCAGAATCAGTTCTGGTCGACCGGTTTGAGTTATAGCGGCGGGGCATTTGCCTTCGCGGCGTCGATCATCAATGCGCGCAATCCGAATTCGTCGCTCTACGGTACGAACGCCAATGCGAGCGCGACCGGCAATAACCTCGGTTCCGCCGGCTCGGCCACGGCCGCGGAGTCCAATCCGGCGATCGCGGGTTTCGCTTCGGCGCATACGCAACAGACGGTGTCGGTCGCGACCACGTACACGGTGGGCGGTGCGATTTTAGGCGCGGCTTATTCGACCACACAGTTCCGCGGGCTCGGCTCGAACGCGTCGCTGAATACGCTCAATTACAGCGGCTCGACGACACTCAGCACGGTCAGCGCGAGTCTGCGTTATCAGGCGACGCCGTACCTGCGCTTCGGCACGTCGTTCGATTACACGCAAGGCGGCAGTGTGGGCAGCAAGGGCAATGCGAAGTACGAGCAATTCAATCTCGGCAGCGCGTATTCGCTGTCGAAAGCGACCGAGCTTTACCTGACTGGGGCATTCCAGCATGCGAGCGGCACGGATTCGCTGGGCCGTCCCGCGGTCGCGGCGATCGGCTATCTGACACCTTCCGCGACGGACAGGCAGGTGGCGGTATCGGCGGGGCTGAAGCATCTGTTCTGA
- a CDS encoding glutathione peroxidase, with protein sequence MSQALYDVPVTSIEGTPQTLKPFQGKVLLVVNVASKCGLTPQYEGLEKLYEDKRGDGLEVLGFPANNFKGQEPGSDEEIQTFCTSTYDVKFPLFSKISVVGADQHPLYHTLTAAQPDATGEGPFRERLKGYGIEPNAVPDVLWNFEKFLVSRDGRVVGRFSPDVTADDPRLVAAIEAELAR encoded by the coding sequence ATGAGTCAAGCCTTATACGATGTACCCGTCACGTCGATTGAAGGCACGCCGCAAACACTGAAGCCGTTTCAAGGCAAGGTGCTGCTGGTCGTGAACGTGGCCTCGAAATGCGGGCTGACGCCGCAATACGAAGGTCTGGAAAAACTCTACGAAGACAAACGCGGCGACGGTCTCGAAGTACTGGGTTTTCCAGCGAACAACTTCAAAGGCCAGGAGCCGGGCAGCGACGAGGAAATCCAGACCTTCTGCACCAGCACCTATGACGTGAAATTCCCGCTGTTCTCGAAGATCTCGGTGGTCGGCGCCGACCAGCATCCGCTGTATCACACGCTGACGGCCGCGCAGCCCGACGCCACCGGCGAGGGTCCGTTCCGCGAACGGCTCAAGGGTTACGGCATCGAACCCAACGCTGTGCCGGACGTGCTGTGGAATTTCGAAAAATTCCTGGTCAGTCGCGATGGTCGCGTAGTGGGGCGTTTCTCTCCCGATGTCACCGCCGACGACCCGCGCCTCGTCGCGGCAATCGAGGCCGAACTGGCACGCTAA
- a CDS encoding ABC transporter substrate-binding protein: MGFSTLALAGVALDLSPQQPDRIRVQKDPAAVKAVSAQFRFVKDDTLTIGIHPTIPPISTYATDAKTVVGFDADLAQVVADSLGRKLELVPVAWADWPLALESGKVDAVLSNVTVTEERKLKFDFSSYRQDQVGFYVKSDSKIVSLKEPKDVAGLRIVTDSGTNQEKILLAWDKENVAHGLKPVAVQYYDDVAVRNLALQAGRADAVFSVNATQAYQAAQQGKTRLVGTVSGGWPRTAELAIATRKGSGLADALTTSLNDLIASGTYTRVLDRWNLGSEAIARSATNPPGLPKL, encoded by the coding sequence ATGGGCTTCAGCACGCTCGCATTGGCCGGCGTCGCGCTGGATCTCAGTCCGCAGCAACCGGACCGGATCCGCGTGCAAAAAGATCCGGCGGCCGTGAAAGCCGTGTCCGCGCAGTTTCGTTTCGTGAAAGACGACACGCTGACGATCGGCATTCATCCGACCATCCCGCCGATCAGCACCTATGCCACCGACGCCAAAACCGTAGTCGGTTTCGATGCCGACCTCGCGCAAGTAGTCGCGGATAGCCTGGGTAGAAAGCTGGAGCTGGTGCCGGTGGCATGGGCCGACTGGCCGCTTGCGCTGGAGTCCGGCAAGGTCGACGCGGTGTTGTCGAACGTCACGGTAACGGAGGAGCGCAAGCTCAAATTTGATTTTTCCAGCTACCGTCAGGATCAGGTTGGCTTTTACGTGAAGTCCGATAGCAAGATCGTTTCGCTGAAGGAGCCGAAGGACGTGGCCGGCCTGCGAATTGTCACGGACTCCGGCACCAACCAGGAAAAGATCCTGCTGGCGTGGGACAAGGAGAATGTCGCGCACGGTCTGAAGCCGGTCGCCGTCCAGTACTACGACGACGTTGCCGTGAGGAATCTCGCGCTTCAAGCCGGCCGCGCCGATGCCGTGTTCAGCGTCAATGCGACCCAGGCTTATCAGGCCGCGCAGCAAGGCAAGACCCGACTGGTCGGCACGGTAAGCGGCGGCTGGCCGCGCACCGCCGAACTCGCAATCGCGACGCGCAAAGGCAGCGGTCTCGCCGATGCGCTCACCACCTCGTTGAACGACCTGATTGCGTCGGGTACGTACACGCGTGTGCTGGACCGATGGAATCTCGGCTCGGAGGCGATCGCGCGGTCGGCGACTAATCCGCCGGGGTTGCCGAAGCTCTGA
- a CDS encoding peptidase domain-containing ABC transporter produces the protein MFFSDRLSFGFSSKLPIFLQTEATECGLACLAMVAGYHGDHVDLATLRGRFPVSLKGTALARLIEIAQRLELGTRALKLDLDQIGQLRMPCILHWNFNHFVVLKKISGKLAVIHDPAQGIRKLPLDVLSRCFTGVALELWPTGGFKQRDPAPPIRLRALLGPVSGLSRSLGQVLALAFALEVFAIVQPFFMQWVIDEVIVSADHDLLTVLALGFGLLLFMQQATSAVRAWVLMYFGTTLNVRWRANVFMHLLSLPVRYFERRHLGDVVSRFGSIDAIQQTLTTSFLSAVIDGLMTVATLVMMFIYSSALGGIALGAMALYTLLRWLWYRPLRRATEEQIVRAARQQSYFLESVRGVKTIKLFNRQNERCASWLSLFVEQVNAGLHTQKLQLLYQQVNGLLFGIEGLLVIWLGARMVMEGQFTVGVLMAFNAYKMQFDSRVGGLIDKYFEVRMLQLQGERLADIVFASPEPDASLRHVPGEADHLAASIEFDAICFSYAEGEPTVLDGVALAITPGESVAIVGPSGCGKTTLVNVLLGVLEPTAGKVRIGGIELERLGLDRLRALVGTVLQDDVLFAGSIADNISFFDPDADLRWVAECAGLAAVHADIVAMPMGYNTLVGDMGTVLSGGQKQRVLLARALYKRPKILVLDEATSHLDLQREQEVNTAVGALRITRVIVAHRPETIASADRVVMLNSGRIVLDRPTTQSFETASAAPMGSSRGAHEPAAVIASARPFATPGVATPWPVEQPN, from the coding sequence ATGTTCTTTTCCGACCGCCTCTCGTTCGGTTTTAGCAGCAAGCTGCCCATCTTCTTGCAGACAGAAGCAACTGAATGCGGACTCGCCTGTCTTGCGATGGTCGCCGGCTATCACGGCGACCATGTGGATCTCGCCACGTTGCGCGGCCGCTTTCCGGTATCGCTAAAGGGAACCGCGCTCGCTCGCCTGATCGAGATCGCACAACGCCTCGAACTGGGTACTCGTGCACTAAAGCTCGACCTCGACCAGATCGGGCAACTCCGCATGCCGTGCATCCTGCATTGGAACTTCAACCACTTCGTCGTGTTAAAAAAGATCAGCGGCAAGCTCGCTGTGATACACGATCCCGCACAAGGCATTCGCAAGTTGCCGCTCGACGTGCTATCGCGCTGTTTCACCGGCGTCGCACTGGAGTTGTGGCCCACCGGTGGTTTCAAACAGCGCGATCCGGCACCGCCGATCAGGTTGCGTGCGCTGCTCGGTCCCGTGTCGGGGCTATCCCGCTCGCTTGGCCAGGTGCTGGCGCTCGCTTTCGCGCTCGAAGTGTTTGCGATCGTGCAGCCGTTCTTTATGCAATGGGTCATCGACGAGGTGATCGTCAGCGCCGACCACGATCTACTCACCGTGCTGGCACTCGGGTTCGGGCTCCTGCTGTTTATGCAGCAGGCGACCAGCGCAGTCCGCGCGTGGGTGCTGATGTACTTCGGCACGACGCTAAATGTGCGGTGGCGTGCGAACGTGTTCATGCATCTGCTCAGCTTGCCGGTGCGCTACTTTGAGCGACGCCATCTCGGCGACGTCGTGTCGCGCTTTGGTTCGATCGACGCGATCCAGCAGACGCTCACCACATCGTTCCTGAGCGCGGTAATCGACGGCCTGATGACCGTCGCCACGCTTGTGATGATGTTCATCTACAGCAGCGCGCTCGGTGGTATCGCGCTCGGCGCGATGGCGCTTTATACTTTGCTGCGCTGGCTTTGGTACCGTCCTCTGCGGCGCGCAACCGAAGAGCAGATCGTACGCGCCGCGAGACAACAGAGTTACTTTCTCGAAAGCGTGCGCGGCGTGAAAACGATCAAACTGTTCAATCGGCAGAACGAGCGCTGTGCGAGTTGGCTGTCTCTGTTCGTCGAGCAAGTCAACGCCGGATTGCATACGCAGAAACTGCAGTTGCTGTATCAGCAGGTCAATGGGTTGCTGTTCGGCATAGAAGGCTTGCTGGTTATCTGGCTCGGTGCACGGATGGTGATGGAGGGCCAGTTTACCGTTGGCGTGCTCATGGCATTCAACGCGTACAAGATGCAGTTCGATAGTCGCGTCGGCGGCCTCATCGATAAGTATTTCGAGGTGCGCATGTTGCAGTTGCAGGGCGAGCGGCTAGCCGACATCGTATTCGCGAGCCCTGAGCCTGACGCCAGCCTGCGCCATGTGCCGGGCGAAGCCGACCACCTCGCCGCGAGCATCGAATTTGACGCGATCTGCTTCAGCTATGCGGAGGGCGAGCCGACCGTGCTCGACGGCGTGGCGCTCGCTATCACTCCCGGCGAATCGGTAGCGATAGTCGGGCCGTCGGGATGCGGCAAGACGACGCTCGTCAACGTCCTGCTCGGCGTGCTAGAACCGACGGCGGGCAAAGTGCGGATCGGTGGAATCGAACTCGAGCGGCTCGGACTCGATCGCCTGCGTGCGCTCGTAGGCACCGTGTTGCAAGACGACGTGCTCTTCGCCGGCTCGATTGCGGACAACATTAGCTTCTTCGATCCGGACGCCGACTTGCGATGGGTTGCAGAGTGTGCAGGGCTCGCCGCGGTGCATGCCGATATTGTCGCGATGCCGATGGGCTACAACACGCTTGTCGGCGATATGGGCACTGTCCTGTCCGGGGGGCAGAAACAGCGCGTGCTACTTGCCCGCGCGTTATACAAGAGGCCGAAGATTCTCGTACTCGACGAGGCGACGAGCCATCTCGACCTGCAGCGCGAGCAGGAGGTCAACACGGCCGTCGGCGCGCTGCGGATCACGCGCGTGATCGTCGCTCACCGACCCGAGACGATTGCGTCGGCCGATCGCGTCGTGATGTTGAACAGTGGACGGATCGTGCTCGACCGGCCGACTACGCAGTCTTTCGAGACCGCTTCAGCGGCGCCGATGGGCAGCTCTCGCGGCGCTCACGAGCCGGCGGCCGTAATCGCATCGGCCCGCCCGTTTGCGACGCCTGGCGTTGCCACGCCGTGGCCCGTCGAACAGCCCAACTGA
- a CDS encoding TolC family protein, which yields MKRRLLAAAVVALTGAPRVNAQMLLDVFATQSSVWLTPAAPLLKDASCRELPDTRPLELDDVVLQAVCANPQLRVAWAQARAQSAALGIADTAYLPTLNGTMGAERDTLSTTYDYSALGAGSIRQSQNTSSNYGVLNLSWVLFDFGKRGASRRQAGALLAAANATQDDTLQTVFFNAAQAFYSLRDAQASLDAAQRTEAISRESLDETRAKHVAGAGALADELQARTGHRRALLERVYAEGEVRVATGVLAVALGLEANAAIRIASAERDADAPEDISAGIDALIDEAKLREPRLVAAQAKLDAARANVDAARAQGRPTLALVGSLTQNNPSYQQQPRSIPITQSRGSTIGVQLTIPLFEGFASDYRIEQAQAQADAREAMLRDDQLQVSLDVWKSYHSVRADAANLANSRDLLDDAQHALDIARGRYKEGVGTFTELLNTQTALADAQKQRVLAASKWRAARLKLAASLGKLGR from the coding sequence ATGAAACGGCGTCTTCTCGCCGCCGCGGTCGTTGCGCTAACCGGTGCCCCTCGCGTCAATGCCCAGATGCTTCTTGACGTGTTCGCCACGCAGAGCAGCGTGTGGCTCACGCCTGCAGCACCACTGTTAAAAGACGCTTCATGCCGCGAGTTGCCGGACACGCGACCGCTCGAACTCGACGACGTAGTCCTGCAGGCGGTTTGTGCGAATCCGCAGTTGCGTGTGGCGTGGGCACAGGCGCGCGCGCAAAGCGCCGCGCTGGGTATTGCCGATACCGCCTACCTGCCGACGCTGAACGGGACAATGGGCGCCGAGCGTGACACGCTGTCCACCACCTACGACTACAGTGCGCTGGGCGCAGGCTCGATCCGCCAGTCGCAGAATACGTCGAGCAATTACGGGGTGCTGAACCTGAGTTGGGTCCTGTTCGACTTTGGCAAGCGCGGCGCCTCCCGGCGGCAGGCCGGCGCGTTGCTCGCAGCGGCGAACGCCACGCAGGACGACACGCTGCAGACGGTTTTTTTCAACGCGGCCCAGGCGTTCTACTCTCTGCGAGACGCCCAGGCATCACTCGATGCAGCGCAGCGCACCGAAGCGATCTCACGCGAAAGCCTCGATGAGACGAGAGCGAAACATGTCGCTGGCGCCGGCGCGCTAGCCGACGAACTGCAGGCCCGCACCGGCCACCGACGCGCGCTGCTCGAACGGGTCTATGCGGAAGGCGAGGTCCGCGTGGCGACAGGCGTTCTTGCCGTCGCGCTAGGACTCGAGGCGAACGCCGCGATACGAATCGCGTCCGCCGAGCGCGACGCGGATGCGCCGGAGGACATCAGCGCCGGTATCGACGCACTGATCGACGAAGCGAAGCTGCGCGAACCCAGGCTTGTCGCCGCACAGGCAAAACTCGACGCGGCTCGCGCGAATGTCGACGCCGCACGCGCGCAGGGCCGCCCGACCCTCGCGCTCGTCGGCAGCCTCACGCAGAACAACCCGTCATACCAGCAGCAACCCCGGTCGATTCCGATCACGCAAAGCCGCGGCAGCACGATCGGCGTGCAACTGACGATTCCACTGTTCGAAGGTTTCGCGTCCGACTATCGAATCGAGCAGGCCCAGGCGCAAGCCGACGCGCGGGAGGCGATGCTGCGCGACGACCAGTTGCAGGTATCGCTCGACGTGTGGAAGAGCTACCACAGCGTGCGGGCCGACGCCGCCAATCTGGCCAACTCGCGAGATCTGCTCGACGATGCGCAGCACGCGCTCGATATTGCGCGCGGCCGTTACAAGGAGGGTGTGGGCACGTTCACCGAACTGCTGAATACACAAACCGCGCTCGCCGATGCCCAGAAACAGCGCGTTCTTGCGGCGTCGAAATGGCGCGCCGCACGTCTCAAACTCGCCGCGAGCCTCGGCAAACTCGGCCGGTAG
- a CDS encoding chaperone modulator CbpM: protein MILVKETTVTTYMEGQIVDENVEFTLVELCRVSGASTEEMTLWVSEGVFEPAGEKPEEWRFSGVALRRVRTAQRLAHDLEINPPGIALALDLLDEIEALRARVKRPRGA, encoded by the coding sequence ATCATCCTCGTGAAGGAGACCACTGTGACGACTTACATGGAAGGCCAGATCGTCGATGAAAACGTCGAATTCACGCTGGTCGAGTTGTGCCGGGTGAGCGGGGCATCGACGGAAGAGATGACGCTGTGGGTTTCTGAAGGCGTGTTCGAACCCGCGGGCGAAAAGCCCGAGGAGTGGCGTTTTAGCGGCGTCGCGCTACGGCGCGTGCGAACCGCGCAGCGCCTCGCGCACGATCTGGAGATCAACCCGCCGGGCATCGCGCTTGCGCTCGACCTGCTGGACGAGATCGAGGCGCTGCGGGCGCGCGTGAAGCGTCCGCGTGGGGCTTAG
- a CDS encoding DnaJ C-terminal domain-containing protein, which translates to MKYKDYYEVLALERGASQDDIKRSYRKLARKYHPDVSKEADAEERFKELGEAYEVLKDPEKRAAYDRMGSEWRNGQEFQPPPNWDEGFEFRGGGAGGGSSAGDEAGAQADFQSFFEQMFGGGAHGPQGRHGAQSQHRPFDMRGEDHHAKVLIDLEDAYRGAQRSISLQMPAVDAQGHVTLETRTLDVAIPKGIRAGQHLRLAGQGGPGSTPENAGDLYLEVGFREHPRFRVDGRDVSIELPVAPWEAALGAQVTVPTVDGSVEMTVPAGSAGGRRLRLRGKGIPANPPGDLYVVLNLVLPPADSDAAKAAYETMRRSFSFDPRAHFYGSSS; encoded by the coding sequence ATGAAATACAAGGACTATTACGAGGTGCTTGCGCTCGAGCGCGGTGCGTCTCAGGACGACATCAAACGCTCGTATCGCAAGCTCGCGCGCAAGTATCACCCGGACGTCAGCAAGGAGGCCGACGCCGAAGAGCGCTTCAAGGAACTGGGCGAAGCCTACGAAGTGCTCAAGGACCCGGAGAAGCGTGCCGCCTACGACCGCATGGGCAGCGAATGGCGCAACGGTCAGGAATTTCAGCCGCCGCCGAACTGGGACGAGGGCTTCGAATTCCGTGGTGGCGGCGCGGGGGGTGGCAGCAGTGCGGGTGACGAGGCCGGCGCGCAGGCCGATTTTCAGTCGTTCTTCGAGCAGATGTTCGGCGGCGGCGCGCACGGCCCGCAGGGTCGACACGGGGCGCAGTCACAGCACCGGCCGTTCGACATGCGCGGCGAGGATCATCACGCGAAGGTGCTGATCGATCTCGAAGACGCGTATCGGGGCGCGCAACGCTCCATTTCCCTACAGATGCCGGCGGTGGACGCGCAAGGCCATGTCACGCTGGAAACGCGCACGCTCGACGTCGCCATTCCGAAAGGCATTCGCGCGGGGCAGCACCTGCGGCTGGCCGGTCAGGGCGGCCCCGGCTCGACGCCCGAAAACGCCGGCGATCTCTACCTTGAAGTCGGCTTTCGCGAGCATCCGCGTTTTCGCGTGGATGGCCGCGACGTCTCCATCGAGTTGCCGGTCGCGCCATGGGAAGCGGCGCTCGGCGCGCAAGTCACGGTGCCGACCGTCGACGGTTCCGTCGAGATGACCGTGCCGGCCGGCTCGGCAGGCGGACGGCGTCTACGGTTGAGAGGCAAGGGGATTCCCGCCAACCCGCCGGGCGATCTGTACGTGGTGCTGAATCTCGTGCTGCCGCCCGCGGACAGCGATGCCGCGAAGGCCGCTTACGAGACGATGCGTCGGTCTTTCAGCTTCGATCCGCGCGCGCACTTTTATGGATCATCCTCGTGA